One genomic region from Anaerolineae bacterium encodes:
- a CDS encoding ComEA family DNA-binding protein, translating into MTMAVDEREALLRVAWERALEWALALVIGMALAWAITLTARQPPGQPIQLLPPPTPPPLVVHVACAVMAPGVYALPPGSRVADAIQAAGGMAPEAAGEALNLAAPLEDGQYVCVPFRGTPTADPANHAPPAAQRLNINTADEAQLEALPGIGPTLARRIVAYRETHGPFATVDDLLAVSGIGPTLLDKLRPWITTGTTP; encoded by the coding sequence ATGACCATGGCGGTGGATGAGCGTGAGGCGTTGCTGCGGGTGGCCTGGGAGCGTGCCCTGGAGTGGGCCCTGGCGCTGGTGATCGGCATGGCGTTGGCCTGGGCGATCACGCTGACCGCACGCCAGCCACCGGGGCAGCCCATCCAGTTGCTGCCGCCGCCCACACCGCCGCCGCTGGTGGTGCATGTGGCCTGCGCGGTGATGGCGCCTGGGGTCTACGCGCTGCCTCCCGGTTCCCGCGTGGCCGATGCCATCCAGGCCGCCGGTGGTATGGCGCCCGAGGCGGCCGGGGAGGCGCTGAACCTGGCCGCGCCGTTGGAAGATGGGCAGTATGTTTGCGTGCCTTTTCGGGGCACCCCCACGGCCGACCCGGCAAACCACGCCCCTCCGGCGGCCCAACGGCTGAACATCAACACCGCCGACGAGGCCCAACTGGAAGCGCTGCCGGGCATTGGCCCCACCCTGGCCCGGCGGATTGTGGCCTATCGTGAAACCCACGGCCCCTTTGCCACAGTGGACGATTTGCTGGCCGTCTCCGGCATCGGGCCGACCCTGTTGGACAAACTGCGTCCCTGGATCACCACAGGGACAACGCCGTAG